From Ashbya gossypii ATCC 10895 mitochondrion, complete genome:
TATTTTGCTAGACTTATTTCATTAGGTTTAAGATTATCAGCTAATATTATAGCTGGTCATTTATTAATTGTTATTTTAGGTGGTTTATTATTTAATTTAATAGCTATAAATATTTTAACATTTTTATTAGGTTTCTTACCAATGATTGCTATTTTAGGTATTGTATGTTTAGAATTTGCTATTCTTATTATTCAAGCTTATGTATGATGTATTTTAATATCATCATATTTAAAAGATCTAATTTATTTACATTAATTAATAATTAATAATATTTAATAATATTCAATAATTTATATATTTTATTATATTTAATAATTATATAAATACTTTAATTACATAAATACTTTAATTAGAGAGTTAGGGTTCACCCCCCTAATGCTTATCAGCATTATGAGGTACCACTCTAATTAAAGGTAAATATATATATTTAATAATAAAAGGATATAGTTTAATTGGTAAAACTATTGACTTCAAATCAATCATTAAGAGTTCAAATCTTTTTATCCTTGTTATATTTTAATAATATAAATTAATAAATAATAAATATGATAAATCATAATATTAAAGATATTGATTAATATTTTTAATTAATTAAATAATATGCAATTAGTATTAGCAGCTAAATATATTGGTGCAGGTATTTCAACAATTGGTTTATTAGGAGCAGGTATTGGTATTGCTATTGTATTTGCAGCTTTAATTCAAGGTGTATCAAGAAATCCATCAATGAAAGATACTTTATTCCAATTTGCTATTTTAGGTTTCGCTATTAGTGAAGCTACAGGTTTATTCTGTTTAATGATTTCTTTCTTATTATTATATGGTGTTTAATTTTATTAAATTATATAATAATTAATATTCAAAATAAGTTATATTAGCTTAATTGGTAGAGCATTCGTTTTGTAATCGAAAGGTTAGGAGTTCAAATCTCTTATGTAACAATTTAATTAAATAAATAAAGATCTTATCGTCTAATGGTTACGACATCATCTCTTCATGTTGAAAATATCGGTTCAATTCCGATTAAGATTATTAATATATTTTAATAATTATTATAATTAACAATATTAATTAGAGGGGTACCAACATATTGCTAACTAGCAATAGGGGTGTGTACCTTATCTCTCTAATTAATAATTTATAAATTAAATAATTAAATAAATTAAATAATTAAATAATTAAATCTTAATGGTTTATTAGGTTCAATTCCTATAAAGATTATATAAATATTAATAAATAATAAATAATAAATTAATATATTAATTAAATAATATAATTTATTATAAAGAATTATATTATAATCTAATATTTATTAAATAATAATTTAATAATATTTTAATAATAAAATATATGGCATATAGAAAATCAAATTTATATTTAAATTTAGTTAATAGTTATGTTATTGATTCACCTCAACCATCATCAATTAATTATTGATGAAATTTAGGTTCTTTATTAGGTTTATGTTTAGTTATTCAAATTCTTACTGGTATTTTTTTAGCTATGCATTATTCATCTAATATTGAATTAGCTTTCTCATCAGTAGAACATATTATGAGAGATGTACAACTAGGTTGATTAATTAGATATATGCATCTTAATGGTGCTTCATTCTTCTTTATTTGTATGTATATTCATATTGGTAAAGGTTTATATTATGGTTCTTATAAATCACCTAGAGTTATTGTATGAACAGT
This genomic window contains:
- a CDS encoding AMI007Wp is translated as MQLVLAAKYIGAGISTIGLLGAGIGIAIVFAALIQGVSRNPSMKDTLFQFAILGFAISEATGLFCLMISFLLLYGV